The DNA region CATCTTCCGAGGCTTTTCCAGTTCCCTCATGCATCCCACTGCCTACGATCCCGACGTGCCGGTACTGTCAGCAAAAGCTGATATTATCGCCATCGATCGCTTGCAGGGCCCCTACGATCCCAGCCAGCCTCGCTACCTGCAGCAGGGACTCACCCTAGACGACATGGAGCAGTTGATGCAGGCTGCTGGCGTCTAGGCTATCGCCAGGCTATGTCCGGCGATAGTTGGTACTGGATCCTTAGTCTTGGTAGACTGGAGTATCTCATCCCAAGTGATGATACGCATCCAACGTAGAGCAACGAGTTTTGCAGATTTAGCCGTGGCTTCATGGCATGATCAATAGCAGATCACCTTTCCACATCCAGAGACGTTGAGTGTCTATCCCAACAAATGCCTCTCTCACGGTTGCAGAGAGGGTGGTCTCCGTCCATGATCGGGTTGGCAAAGGCGATCGCCTAAGTCTAGGTGAGACCTTGATTAAACAGAATGCGTGTGTAACAACGGGACTTCATGCAGTTGAGCGAGCAATGCGTATGGTAGGTATAGCACTGGAACATCCCGACCTTGATCTAGATACTGTTAATCAGAGCTTGACGGGGTTGAGTGCGACGCGAATGGTTGAATGGGCCGCTGAAACGTTTCAAGATGGCTTGGTGATGAGCACCAGCTTTGGCATTCAGTCGGCGGTGATGTTACATCTCGTTACGTCCGTGATTCCCAGGATCCCGGTAATTTGGGTTGATACAGGTTATTTACCAGCCAAGACCTATCGGTTTGCCGAACAGTTGAGCGATCGCCTCCAGCTCAACCTTCAGGTCTATCAATCACCGATGAGTCCTGCCCGCATGGAAGCACTCCATGGGCAGCTTTGGTCGAAGGATGACGTTGAATCTCTCAACTTCTACGATCAAATTCGTAAGGTTGAACCGATGCAGCGGGCCCTGCGAGAGCTAGGGGCAACGGCCTGGTTGGCCGGGCTGCGCAGTGATCAAACCAATCATCGCAGCACTCTGCGCTGGGTGAATCGCCAGCGGGGGCTCTACAAGATTTTGCCCATCCTCGATTGGCACGCCAAGACGGTGTATGAGTACTTACAAACCCATGATCTGCCTTACCATCCCATGTTTGATGAGGGCTATATGACCGTGGGTGACTGGCATTCGAGCCGGCCGATTACCGCCATGGATGAACATGAACGGGATACCCGCTTCCATGGTCTGAAACAAGAATGTGGGCTGCACTTACCCCAAACGCCGGGGGAAGAGGAAAGCCTAAATTCCAGCTCCCTCTAGCCGCTAACGAATTTGGGCTGTCTGGGCGATCGCCACTAAGGGTAAGCTATCGGGGTAGGCTTGGTCTGCCTTAATCTGCTGCACAATCTCTTCGTTGATGGGTTGTTTGAGCCCCTTAGACAGCGCTCGCACAATATCGCCGCGATCGAGTAAACCTGCGATCGCTCCGGTTGGCGATCGCACGAGAAGCCATGGGTAGGGCTGCTGCTCTAGCCGATCAATAGCATCGGCTAGACATAGGCTCTCATCCACAATAGGTAAAGTCTCTAGGGGCTGAGTTATGGCACTCACGGGGGAGCTGGCCCAGTCAGCAGAGGGGATCTGATGCAGATCGTCCAGCCGCAACACCCCTTGATAGACACCCTCTGCCACCACAAAGCAACAGTTGGGCGGTGGTTGCCCTAGGAGGTAGCGATCGGCCATCTGTTGAATCGTTTGTGTGACCTCAACGCTGATAAAATCTCGGGTCATAGCCTGGGCAACCGTCAGCCGTAGCAGCAGGCTCTGCAGTGCAGCAAACTGCTGATGGGCATTGGCATGGCGCAGACCAAACCAGCCCAGCAAGGCAATCCACAGAACGCTCACCATGGCATAGCGCACCAGTAAAACTAAGCTGAAGGCGATCGCCAATCCCCCCAACAACCAGCCCGCCCGAGCCGCCCAGCGTACGCCTTGGATGCGACTCCCCGTCAGCTTCCAGATGGCAGACTTGAGCACCTGACCGCCATCGAGGGGGAGGCCCGGCAGCATATTGAACAAGGCCAGCATTAAATTGATCCCCGCCAAGTTGGCCACGACCATCCGGCCCGGTGACCCGTTGGGCAGCAGGCCTTCCAGCAAAGCCAGCACCATGTATAGCCCAAAACTCATCGATGGGCCAGCGATCGCCACCTGAAAAGCCTGCCCCGGCGTTTTAGATTCTTGGCTGATCGTGGCCATGCCGCCAAATAGGAAAAGGGTAATCGACTGCACTGGAATGGCGTGGGAGCGGGCTACTAAACTATGCCCCAGCTCATGCAAAACCACCGATAAAAATAGCGCCAATGCCATGGTTAATGCAGCGATCCAGACCATCGTGGGTTGCCAATCCATCATCTGCCACGTTGTGCCATAGGCGTAGGTTACCACCGCCAGAATGATGAACCAAGAGGGGGCAATGAGAATGGGAATGCCCAAGATGGAACCAATGCGCCAACCAGTATTCATCGCTAGTAGCCTGCGATCGCCTCCCCCATTATGGGCGATCGCCTCGACGTTGTTGCTACCCACCTACTTCGTTGGCGCATTCTCCAACTTAAAACCTCAAGTATCCCAAGCAATTTTTTGAATTTCGCGATCCAGACTTGT from Candidatus Obscuribacterales bacterium includes:
- a CDS encoding phosphoadenylyl-sulfate reductase — protein: MVGIALEHPDLDLDTVNQSLTGLSATRMVEWAAETFQDGLVMSTSFGIQSAVMLHLVTSVIPRIPVIWVDTGYLPAKTYRFAEQLSDRLQLNLQVYQSPMSPARMEALHGQLWSKDDVESLNFYDQIRKVEPMQRALRELGATAWLAGLRSDQTNHRSTLRWVNRQRGLYKILPILDWHAKTVYEYLQTHDLPYHPMFDEGYMTVGDWHSSRPITAMDEHERDTRFHGLKQECGLHLPQTPGEEESLNSSSL
- a CDS encoding site-2 protease family protein encodes the protein MGSNNVEAIAHNGGGDRRLLAMNTGWRIGSILGIPILIAPSWFIILAVVTYAYGTTWQMMDWQPTMVWIAALTMALALFLSVVLHELGHSLVARSHAIPVQSITLFLFGGMATISQESKTPGQAFQVAIAGPSMSFGLYMVLALLEGLLPNGSPGRMVVANLAGINLMLALFNMLPGLPLDGGQVLKSAIWKLTGSRIQGVRWAARAGWLLGGLAIAFSLVLLVRYAMVSVLWIALLGWFGLRHANAHQQFAALQSLLLRLTVAQAMTRDFISVEVTQTIQQMADRYLLGQPPPNCCFVVAEGVYQGVLRLDDLHQIPSADWASSPVSAITQPLETLPIVDESLCLADAIDRLEQQPYPWLLVRSPTGAIAGLLDRGDIVRALSKGLKQPINEEIVQQIKADQAYPDSLPLVAIAQTAQIR